A single window of Rubripirellula lacrimiformis DNA harbors:
- a CDS encoding IS4 family transposase: MKELGVFCGSEQAKFTSQTVSERIRCLKRIISKRKVNAIIGKDNPDRRKCSKCPATMMVWFTIALGLFGDDSYRQVFKSLHRFAKNATPTRSALTLARAKLGIPVLAEVYRSVVKCLCNETTRGAFYRGLRLVAVDGFVLDLPDSEANCRAFGKPKNGSSLGAFPQLRIVALCEVGSHVFFEFLAKPIRCGEVTLAKHVYRSLPAGSLLTFDIGFFATELVKIVLERKSHFLGRAKVSRILKPIETLRDGSYLAKIYDTDYERIHDRNGTTIRVIEYTLDDPQRVGHNEVHRLVTSMLDPLEHPATVLIELYHERWEEEIAIDEIKTHARTAATLRSQSPAGVIQEVYGLLTAHFVVRKTMFDAASQATVAPRRISFTGALKILRVRLPEAPRSDRGIKQWHDNLIAEISEEVLPERRNRINPRVIKKTQSKWPKARPEHRKLPKLEKKFPDAVKVLI; the protein is encoded by the coding sequence ATGAAAGAGCTTGGCGTTTTTTGTGGTTCAGAGCAAGCCAAATTTACGAGTCAGACCGTCAGCGAGCGAATCCGATGCCTCAAGAGGATCATCTCAAAACGCAAGGTCAATGCGATCATTGGCAAGGACAATCCTGACCGAAGGAAGTGTTCAAAATGCCCGGCTACCATGATGGTCTGGTTCACCATCGCACTGGGGCTTTTCGGCGATGATTCGTACCGACAAGTCTTTAAGTCACTGCACCGATTCGCCAAGAATGCGACACCGACTCGGAGTGCATTGACGCTGGCAAGAGCCAAGCTTGGAATTCCAGTGCTCGCCGAAGTCTACCGCAGTGTCGTGAAGTGCCTTTGTAATGAAACGACTCGCGGTGCCTTTTACCGTGGCTTACGATTGGTTGCCGTCGACGGGTTCGTTTTGGACTTACCCGACAGCGAAGCGAACTGCCGAGCCTTTGGAAAACCCAAGAACGGTTCTTCACTGGGAGCCTTTCCCCAGCTCCGGATCGTGGCGCTTTGCGAAGTCGGTTCGCACGTCTTCTTCGAATTCCTTGCCAAGCCGATTCGCTGTGGGGAAGTCACACTGGCCAAGCACGTTTATCGCAGCCTTCCTGCGGGTTCTTTGCTGACCTTTGACATCGGTTTTTTCGCCACAGAACTCGTAAAAATCGTCCTAGAACGGAAATCGCACTTCCTCGGTCGAGCGAAAGTCTCACGCATTCTCAAGCCGATCGAGACGCTGCGTGATGGATCTTACTTGGCAAAGATTTACGACACCGACTACGAACGAATTCACGATCGAAACGGAACCACCATTCGCGTCATCGAGTACACCTTGGATGACCCGCAACGTGTCGGACACAATGAAGTTCATCGCTTGGTCACCTCCATGCTTGATCCATTGGAACATCCCGCGACGGTGTTGATCGAACTGTATCACGAGCGTTGGGAAGAGGAGATCGCGATTGACGAGATCAAGACTCATGCACGCACTGCCGCGACGCTTCGCAGCCAGAGTCCAGCGGGTGTGATCCAAGAAGTCTACGGTCTGCTGACGGCACACTTCGTCGTTCGCAAAACGATGTTCGACGCGGCTTCGCAGGCGACAGTCGCGCCGCGTCGAATCTCATTCACTGGTGCATTGAAAATTCTCCGCGTTCGCCTCCCCGAGGCTCCTCGCAGCGATCGAGGGATCAAACAGTGGCACGATAACTTGATCGCCGAAATCAGCGAAGAAGTCTTGCCCGAACGTCGCAATCGAATCAATCCGCGAGTAATCAAAAAAACGCAAAGCAAGTGGCCCAAAGCACGGCCTGAACACCGAAAACTGCCGAAGCTCGAGAAGAAATTTCCAGACGCCGTCAAGGTGCTAATTTAG
- a CDS encoding PVC-type heme-binding CxxCH protein, whose product MNQRFLGRLLAASCWLSGCIAVGFCWADDFGDAPLGAASIQVPAGFTVELAAGPPLVTHPTMACFDDAGCLYVCNNAGVNATAEQLEDQLPNSIRKLVDRDGDGRFDASTVFADKMTFPMGGVWHDGSLYVASPPNIWRLTDTDGDGVADERKVLVSKFGYNGNAASVHGCFFGPDGRLYWTDGFHGHEFRDEAGNVTSQRQGSYLFSCLPDGSDKQIHCGGGMDNPVEIDFTDSGDLLGSVNIIRSRPRVDALVHWLHGGAYPHRRQVLEEMKITGDVLEPTHGFGHVAVSGMTRYRSGALDDGWRDNLFATFFNGGKVVRLDLQPSGSTYTATQHEFLSSTSRDFHPTDVLEDADGSLLVIDTGGWFYRGCPTSQFAKPDVLGGIYRIRKTSAPELVSDLDPRGLQIDWAMLSPSQLIQRMGDPRFAVRQRAISESAARGQRMLPSLGRSIADDDATVRRNSVWTLTRLAVDDAAVSDVATTIAVALDDVDPTIRQAACMGLSRCGPHVNVDALILRLSDESMGVRRRAAATLGMVGAVDAVPALIRSLQSDTIDRSAEHAMIYALIEIGDSPAIRQAWDAVEQDDLLDRESKEYASVQRGVWIALDQISPDELTFSQIASGLTSNDPPTRRFAVQTAIGHPAWLPRIVQWMRDLMKVDDGNGWSDSIEKLMSAFIADPAVAELASMGLQGSAPEQTQLMVLRAIADGNHSGLHPGWIDSIKRRLSDHNDRIVHPTIAAVASMSGDTFDQPLAQIYDDQTRSISLRISAMAARAAGGAGMSSSMLDRLLAWYRLGPPSVSNQVIQIIGTTKIAADQLPRVIELLPDASPAQLRQLLPLFASPVDADAARSFLDAMDSADALLSLAVHEFSDVILRFPPDTLDQANRILDRLKQHQQQKLDRLASIRQHLSQGDSARGRMVFHSEKSKCSACHRIGQQGNRVGPDLTTIGANRSASDLLESIVFPSASIVRDYTTHKVLTVDGRAFVGVVVEDAGGAIQLQQANGKMESIAADDIDQIAASAVSIMPAGLDEALTEAELVDIVTFLLDQR is encoded by the coding sequence ATGAATCAACGCTTTTTGGGCCGTTTGTTGGCCGCATCGTGCTGGCTAAGTGGATGCATCGCTGTGGGGTTTTGCTGGGCGGACGATTTCGGCGACGCGCCGCTGGGCGCCGCATCAATCCAGGTGCCCGCCGGATTCACGGTGGAACTGGCCGCCGGTCCACCGTTGGTTACCCATCCGACGATGGCCTGTTTTGACGACGCCGGTTGCTTGTACGTTTGCAACAACGCGGGCGTGAACGCAACGGCGGAACAGTTGGAAGATCAACTTCCCAATTCGATCCGCAAGTTGGTTGATCGCGATGGCGATGGGCGGTTCGATGCTTCCACCGTTTTCGCTGACAAGATGACGTTTCCGATGGGTGGCGTTTGGCATGACGGGTCACTGTACGTGGCATCCCCACCGAACATTTGGCGATTGACCGACACCGATGGCGATGGTGTGGCCGATGAACGCAAGGTGCTGGTTTCGAAGTTTGGCTACAACGGCAATGCCGCCAGCGTGCATGGTTGTTTCTTTGGTCCCGATGGCCGGTTGTATTGGACCGACGGATTTCACGGTCACGAATTTCGCGACGAGGCTGGCAATGTGACCAGCCAGCGTCAAGGTTCCTATCTGTTTTCCTGCCTGCCGGATGGTTCCGATAAACAGATCCACTGTGGCGGCGGCATGGACAACCCGGTTGAAATTGACTTCACCGATTCGGGTGATCTGTTGGGCAGCGTCAATATCATTCGTAGTCGCCCACGTGTGGATGCGCTGGTCCACTGGTTGCACGGTGGCGCGTATCCACACCGACGCCAAGTGCTAGAAGAAATGAAGATCACCGGCGACGTGTTAGAACCAACGCATGGTTTTGGACATGTCGCCGTTTCTGGAATGACACGTTATCGCAGCGGAGCGTTGGATGATGGATGGCGTGATAACCTATTCGCGACCTTCTTCAATGGCGGCAAGGTCGTTCGACTTGATCTGCAACCAAGCGGATCGACCTATACCGCGACACAGCACGAATTCTTGTCATCGACTAGCCGCGATTTTCATCCCACCGACGTGTTGGAAGACGCGGATGGTAGTTTGTTGGTGATCGACACGGGAGGATGGTTTTACCGAGGTTGTCCGACGTCCCAGTTTGCCAAGCCCGATGTGTTGGGAGGCATCTATCGAATTCGGAAAACGTCAGCACCCGAGTTGGTATCCGACCTGGATCCGCGTGGACTTCAGATCGATTGGGCGATGCTTTCGCCGTCGCAACTGATCCAACGAATGGGCGATCCGCGATTCGCGGTTCGGCAGCGTGCGATCAGTGAATCTGCAGCGCGGGGACAACGGATGTTGCCATCGCTGGGCCGGTCGATTGCCGACGATGATGCCACGGTTCGGCGAAACAGTGTTTGGACGTTGACGCGATTGGCCGTTGATGATGCTGCGGTGTCCGATGTTGCGACGACAATCGCTGTCGCGCTAGACGACGTGGATCCCACGATTCGGCAAGCGGCATGCATGGGATTGTCACGCTGTGGGCCGCACGTCAATGTTGACGCATTGATCTTGCGTTTGTCGGATGAATCGATGGGGGTGCGCCGGCGAGCTGCCGCGACGCTCGGGATGGTCGGTGCCGTCGACGCAGTGCCCGCGCTGATCCGGTCGTTGCAGTCCGATACGATTGATCGGTCCGCTGAACATGCCATGATTTACGCGTTGATCGAAATCGGCGATTCGCCAGCGATTCGGCAGGCGTGGGACGCCGTAGAGCAAGATGATTTACTGGATCGCGAGTCGAAGGAATATGCGTCGGTCCAACGTGGCGTTTGGATCGCGTTGGATCAGATCAGCCCTGACGAATTGACGTTTTCGCAGATCGCATCGGGTTTGACTTCCAACGATCCACCTACCCGCCGTTTTGCAGTTCAGACTGCGATCGGGCATCCGGCGTGGTTGCCGAGGATCGTTCAGTGGATGCGGGACCTTATGAAGGTGGACGATGGAAATGGTTGGTCCGATTCGATCGAGAAGTTGATGTCCGCGTTCATCGCAGATCCAGCGGTCGCGGAACTGGCGTCGATGGGATTGCAGGGGAGTGCACCGGAGCAAACGCAGTTGATGGTGTTGCGTGCGATCGCCGATGGCAATCACTCGGGTTTGCACCCCGGTTGGATTGATTCGATCAAGCGACGGCTGTCCGATCATAATGACAGGATTGTTCATCCAACAATCGCGGCGGTCGCATCGATGTCGGGGGATACCTTTGATCAACCGCTGGCTCAAATTTATGACGATCAGACGCGTTCCATCTCGCTGCGAATCAGCGCGATGGCAGCCCGAGCCGCCGGCGGTGCGGGCATGTCATCGTCGATGTTGGATCGCTTGCTTGCTTGGTATCGATTGGGGCCGCCGTCGGTATCCAATCAGGTCATCCAGATCATCGGTACGACCAAGATTGCGGCGGATCAGTTGCCCCGAGTGATTGAGTTGTTGCCCGATGCATCACCCGCCCAATTGCGTCAATTGTTGCCGCTGTTTGCCAGTCCCGTCGACGCGGATGCTGCGCGATCCTTTCTGGATGCGATGGATTCCGCCGATGCGCTGCTAAGTTTGGCCGTCCATGAATTTTCTGATGTGATTCTAAGGTTCCCGCCCGACACTCTTGATCAGGCCAACCGGATCTTGGATCGATTGAAACAGCATCAGCAACAGAAACTGGATCGGCTGGCTTCCATTCGTCAGCATCTGTCCCAGGGGGATTCTGCGCGGGGGCGGATGGTTTTCCATAGCGAGAAATCGAAATGCAGTGCCTGTCACCGGATCGGCCAGCAAGGGAATCGAGTTGGGCCTGACCTGACCACCATCGGCGCCAACCGATCCGCCAGCGATTTGTTGGAATCGATCGTGTTTCCGTCGGCCAGCATTGTCCGGGATTACACAACCCACAAAGTGTTGACCGTCGACGGACGTGCCTTTGTGGGCGTGGTAGTCGAGGACGCCGGAGGGGCCATCCAGTTGCAACAGGCGAACGGCAAGATGGAGTCGATTGCTGCGGACGACATCGATCAGATCGCTGCCAGCGCGGTATCGATCATGCCGGCTGGGCTGGATGAAGCGCTGACCGAGGCCGAGTTGGTCGACATCGTGACATTTTTGCTTGATCAGCGCTAG
- a CDS encoding SPFH domain-containing protein has protein sequence MATYIACFALLALLLTFKKYFIVVGPDRAIVKSGLGGLDVTTAGGKFIVPLFHQYEFMDLTLKSFEIDREGSAGLICRDNIRADIKVAFFIRVDNSDEEMKEVAQSIGARRCSELETLRELFDAKFSEALKTVGKQFDFVDLYDQRDKFKEEILKVIGTDLNGYRLDDAAIDYLEQTPLSMLSPTNILDAEGIKKITELTSNEKVKENQFTRDKEKTLKKQDVEAEETILSLERQRVEAVEKQKREIAEITSREEASAAKVREEQRLESERARIQTEEELGVAEENKSRQVLVAMRNKEKTDAVELERVNRDRDLEMTERLRLVGVAEIEKEKAIEVEKRNIQEVIRERVAIERTVVEEQERIKDTEDIAKADRLKKVQVTAADMKAEEELIRVTKAAQSERDSATLLAEKVRIDADARRDAAEKETEAAKMLAEAAMATQAASGLAEAKVIEAKASASEKQGLAEANVELEKYRSEAIGITEKAEAMKQLDSVGKDHEEFKLRLDKEKSVEIAAIDAQRGIAESQASVMGDALKSARIDIVGGDGEFFDQITSAVKGGKAIDRFVYNSKVATDIKDTFFDGNADYFQDQLSGLVKQFNLDTDGIKDLSIAALIAKMMGMTKADDVRSQLTSLLSMAGTANVADQKAGRLLAAAKPAIGGKKA, from the coding sequence ATCGCTACCTACATCGCGTGCTTTGCCCTTTTGGCATTGTTGCTGACGTTCAAAAAATACTTCATCGTGGTCGGACCCGACCGAGCGATCGTGAAATCGGGTCTAGGCGGCTTGGATGTCACCACGGCGGGTGGCAAGTTCATCGTGCCGTTGTTCCACCAATATGAATTCATGGATCTGACGCTGAAAAGCTTCGAGATTGATCGTGAAGGCAGCGCCGGTCTGATTTGCCGTGACAACATCCGGGCGGACATCAAAGTCGCCTTCTTCATTCGTGTCGATAACAGCGACGAAGAGATGAAGGAAGTCGCCCAGTCGATCGGTGCCCGGCGCTGTAGCGAACTGGAAACACTGCGTGAACTTTTTGATGCCAAGTTCAGCGAAGCACTGAAAACGGTCGGGAAACAGTTCGATTTTGTTGATCTGTATGACCAGCGTGACAAGTTCAAAGAAGAGATCTTGAAGGTCATCGGTACGGATTTGAACGGATACCGTTTGGATGACGCGGCCATTGACTACTTGGAACAGACCCCGCTGTCGATGCTGTCGCCGACCAATATTCTGGACGCCGAAGGTATCAAGAAGATCACCGAACTGACGTCGAACGAAAAGGTCAAAGAGAACCAGTTCACGCGGGACAAAGAAAAGACGCTGAAGAAGCAGGACGTCGAGGCCGAGGAAACGATCCTGTCGCTGGAACGGCAACGGGTCGAAGCCGTCGAGAAGCAGAAACGCGAAATTGCTGAGATCACATCACGCGAGGAAGCGTCGGCTGCCAAAGTGCGCGAAGAGCAGCGTTTGGAATCCGAACGTGCTCGGATTCAAACCGAAGAAGAACTGGGCGTCGCCGAAGAAAACAAGAGCCGCCAAGTCTTGGTCGCGATGCGGAACAAAGAAAAAACTGACGCGGTCGAACTGGAACGCGTCAATCGTGATCGCGATCTGGAAATGACCGAACGATTGCGTTTGGTAGGTGTGGCCGAGATCGAAAAAGAGAAGGCCATTGAAGTTGAAAAACGCAACATTCAAGAAGTGATTCGCGAGCGGGTGGCGATCGAACGCACCGTCGTCGAAGAACAAGAACGAATCAAAGACACCGAAGACATCGCCAAGGCCGATCGTTTGAAGAAGGTGCAAGTCACCGCGGCCGACATGAAGGCCGAAGAAGAATTGATTCGCGTCACCAAAGCGGCACAGTCCGAACGAGATTCAGCAACCTTGTTGGCCGAAAAGGTCCGCATCGATGCCGACGCACGTCGAGATGCCGCCGAGAAAGAAACCGAAGCTGCCAAGATGTTGGCCGAAGCAGCCATGGCGACCCAGGCAGCCAGTGGTTTGGCCGAAGCGAAGGTCATCGAAGCCAAGGCGTCCGCCAGCGAGAAGCAGGGTCTGGCAGAAGCCAATGTCGAACTAGAGAAGTATCGCAGCGAAGCAATCGGGATTACCGAAAAGGCCGAAGCGATGAAACAGTTGGACAGCGTCGGCAAGGATCACGAAGAATTCAAGCTGCGACTGGACAAGGAAAAATCAGTCGAAATCGCTGCCATCGACGCACAGCGTGGCATCGCCGAAAGCCAAGCCAGTGTCATGGGCGACGCGCTGAAGAGTGCACGCATCGATATTGTTGGTGGTGATGGAGAGTTCTTTGACCAGATCACCAGCGCCGTCAAGGGCGGCAAGGCGATCGACCGCTTTGTTTACAACAGCAAAGTCGCCACGGACATCAAGGACACGTTCTTCGATGGCAATGCCGACTATTTCCAAGACCAGCTTTCGGGTTTGGTCAAACAGTTCAATCTTGACACCGACGGCATCAAAGACCTGTCGATTGCGGCCTTGATTGCCAAAATGATGGGCATGACCAAAGCCGACGATGTCCGATCGCAACTGACCAGCTTGCTAAGCATGGCCGGGACCGCCAACGTCGCTGATCAAAAAGCCGGACGACTGTTGGCAGCTGCCAAGCCAGCCATAGGCGGCAAGAAGGCCTAA
- a CDS encoding OB-fold-containig protein, giving the protein MTDSLTQLAERMFVGPVWPASILVALLVLYTLFALVGLIDLGMDLPDLDVDVDVPDAGGVDVDIDFLHGIGATTIRWTNIAKVPVILWGGVFAVAFWSVSYGLWHHFDIHRYDPTWLTSTLLSIRNLVIATGITKLATQPLVGYFVDPPSYDQTRLIGATCEITTSQATSEFGQAKFRTNAAPLLLNIRTDGPDIPKGTEVRIIEFDSKTRIYKVTHLPTETSS; this is encoded by the coding sequence GTGACCGATTCGCTGACCCAGCTTGCTGAACGAATGTTCGTCGGTCCCGTGTGGCCCGCGTCGATTCTAGTGGCGTTGCTGGTTCTGTATACGTTGTTTGCCCTGGTCGGTTTGATCGATCTGGGGATGGATCTGCCCGATTTGGATGTCGACGTCGACGTTCCAGACGCTGGCGGAGTGGACGTGGACATCGACTTTCTGCACGGCATCGGTGCAACCACAATTCGCTGGACCAACATTGCCAAGGTGCCCGTCATCCTGTGGGGTGGCGTCTTCGCTGTTGCATTTTGGTCAGTGTCCTACGGCCTTTGGCACCACTTCGATATCCATCGCTACGACCCCACTTGGCTAACCAGCACCTTGTTGTCGATTCGCAACTTGGTCATCGCGACCGGGATCACCAAATTGGCGACCCAGCCGTTGGTCGGTTACTTCGTCGATCCACCATCGTATGACCAAACCCGGTTGATCGGTGCAACCTGCGAAATCACAACCTCCCAAGCAACATCCGAGTTTGGGCAGGCAAAGTTTCGCACCAACGCAGCCCCTTTGCTGTTGAACATCCGCACCGACGGGCCTGACATCCCCAAGGGCACAGAAGTTCGCATCATCGAATTTGATTCAAAAACACGCATCTACAAAGTAACTCATCTTCCTACGGAGACATCATCGTGA
- a CDS encoding arginyltransferase translates to MSHPETLPDNAMRELRLVVVQDELQPCPYRDNVVARMPLRMPVGPVTDRMTDQLLAAGFRRSGGFLYRTECPQCRECKPTRIEVDQFQMTRSMRRVLVRGDRELQVQWGRPLVDDRRVWLFNQHRQIRDLGTDGETVTAEAYRSFLTETCCDTRELSIRFDGSLIAIAIVDVGESAISAVYTHFDPAASRFSLGTYAILKQIQWAKDSGRRYAYLGMYVADNDHLNYKSRFVPQQRLDDNLWDTVPPLSSG, encoded by the coding sequence GTGAGTCATCCCGAAACGCTGCCCGACAACGCGATGCGGGAACTGCGTCTGGTCGTTGTCCAGGACGAACTGCAGCCCTGCCCGTATCGTGACAACGTCGTTGCTCGGATGCCGCTGCGAATGCCGGTTGGTCCGGTCACCGATCGCATGACCGATCAATTGTTGGCAGCCGGTTTTCGTCGCAGCGGTGGGTTCCTTTATCGCACCGAGTGCCCGCAGTGCCGCGAGTGCAAGCCAACGCGAATCGAAGTCGACCAGTTTCAGATGACTCGTTCCATGCGCCGCGTTCTGGTTCGCGGCGACCGTGAACTGCAGGTCCAATGGGGGCGGCCGCTGGTCGACGATCGCAGGGTGTGGTTGTTCAACCAGCATCGTCAGATTCGTGATCTCGGCACCGATGGTGAAACGGTGACAGCCGAAGCGTACCGATCGTTTTTGACCGAAACGTGTTGCGATACTCGCGAACTATCAATCCGGTTTGACGGATCGTTGATCGCGATCGCCATTGTCGACGTGGGCGAATCGGCCATTTCCGCGGTCTACACGCACTTTGATCCCGCAGCCAGCCGGTTCAGTTTGGGGACCTACGCCATTTTGAAGCAAATTCAGTGGGCGAAAGATTCGGGGCGGCGTTACGCTTATCTAGGGATGTACGTCGCCGACAACGATCATCTGAACTACAAGTCACGGTTCGTGCCCCAACAGCGACTCGACGATAATCTCTGGGATACGGTTCCGCCACTTTCCAGCGGCTGA
- a CDS encoding DUF1598 domain-containing protein: MNLRKLVATGSIAIACCTLVCLSATRGMAEDVASHLAAGEFAAAAAMVGGMPADRQPIVLAEIASSQSSSGELAGAESTIRSMNAPAARQQAIDDIRAAGGASFANFDSLIDLIQTTVVPDTWDLLGGPSSMKEYSQGVYVDPEGTVHACETVAASDELENLKVSLLAGRTSAVPDADRWRMPSQLRCVSLRRLLDESNRRRFSGTPLSAAMLHTAGLSDVRFVFLDPRGDDIVIAGQVGGIESVDGVLRDRVTTQGALRMDFLITSLASVLSGQKFGCTIDPTTVGLQRSAAVAADVQADRIPIGKSADALMAALGMQRVEVFGTPGDTSIGYLMVEADRHMKQLALGVHPMPENAMNYLDVTDATIDRGAPNGLLLRLWFTASPRSVRADAERTIFEIAGSPIRLSGENERAMADGARGNLTKDFRTEMFVADFNQHFDDIRSKYPVYGSLEAIYQAASVSELLRRSVKTPGHHQLIAQWASTSSSSVSSATMPTPRQVESIAVLHRVRHARQIHHVLIASGGVAVNASATLVGEVANYPSLSSMANVPTDRPRVVQNWWWDAR; the protein is encoded by the coding sequence ATGAACCTACGCAAGTTAGTGGCAACGGGATCGATCGCAATCGCATGTTGCACGCTGGTGTGCCTGAGTGCGACCAGGGGCATGGCCGAGGATGTTGCAAGCCACTTGGCGGCGGGTGAGTTTGCGGCGGCCGCGGCGATGGTGGGCGGGATGCCGGCTGACCGACAGCCGATCGTTTTGGCTGAAATTGCCTCGTCGCAAAGTTCGTCGGGCGAACTGGCTGGTGCCGAATCGACGATTCGATCGATGAACGCCCCCGCCGCTCGCCAGCAAGCGATCGATGATATTCGCGCAGCCGGCGGTGCGTCGTTCGCCAATTTCGATTCGCTGATCGACCTGATTCAGACCACCGTTGTGCCCGATACCTGGGATCTTCTTGGTGGCCCCAGTTCGATGAAAGAATATTCGCAAGGCGTTTACGTTGACCCCGAGGGAACCGTTCATGCATGTGAAACAGTCGCGGCATCGGACGAACTTGAAAATTTGAAAGTATCGTTGCTGGCCGGCCGAACATCGGCGGTGCCGGATGCGGATCGTTGGCGGATGCCGTCTCAACTTCGTTGCGTTTCGCTGCGACGGTTGCTGGACGAATCGAATCGCCGACGGTTCTCTGGAACCCCATTGTCTGCAGCGATGTTGCACACTGCAGGATTGTCGGATGTCCGCTTCGTGTTTTTGGATCCCCGTGGTGATGACATCGTGATTGCGGGTCAAGTTGGCGGGATCGAGTCGGTCGATGGCGTGCTGCGAGATCGCGTGACCACGCAGGGTGCGCTGCGGATGGATTTTTTGATCACTTCGCTGGCATCCGTTTTGTCGGGACAAAAGTTTGGCTGCACGATCGATCCAACAACGGTCGGCCTTCAGCGTTCTGCCGCGGTAGCCGCCGATGTGCAAGCGGATCGAATTCCGATCGGGAAGTCGGCCGATGCTTTGATGGCGGCATTGGGGATGCAGCGAGTCGAAGTGTTTGGAACACCGGGGGATACATCGATCGGATATCTGATGGTCGAAGCCGATCGGCACATGAAACAGTTGGCGTTGGGCGTGCATCCGATGCCAGAGAATGCGATGAACTACTTGGATGTGACGGATGCCACGATCGATCGTGGGGCACCCAATGGTTTGTTGTTGCGACTTTGGTTCACCGCGTCACCACGCAGCGTCCGCGCAGACGCCGAGCGGACCATTTTTGAAATCGCCGGTTCGCCGATCCGTTTGTCGGGCGAGAACGAGCGAGCGATGGCTGATGGGGCGCGAGGGAATTTGACAAAGGACTTTCGAACGGAAATGTTCGTTGCCGACTTCAATCAACATTTTGACGATATTCGCAGCAAGTACCCCGTCTATGGATCTCTCGAAGCGATCTACCAAGCGGCGTCGGTGTCGGAGTTGCTGAGGCGATCGGTCAAGACACCCGGGCATCATCAATTGATCGCCCAGTGGGCGTCCACTTCGTCATCCTCCGTCTCCTCGGCAACCATGCCAACGCCCCGTCAGGTCGAATCGATCGCCGTGCTGCATCGGGTTCGACACGCAAGGCAGATCCACCACGTGTTGATCGCTAGCGGTGGGGTCGCCGTCAACGCTTCGGCAACCTTGGTCGGCGAAGTGGCCAACTATCCATCGCTTTCGTCGATGGCCAATGTCCCCACCGACCGACCACGCGTGGTCCAAAATTGGTGGTGGGACGCACGCTAG